A window of Thunnus thynnus chromosome 17, fThuThy2.1, whole genome shotgun sequence contains these coding sequences:
- the tob1a gene encoding protein Tob1a gives MQLEIQVALNFIISYLYNKLPRRRVNIFGEELERQLKQKYEGHWYPEKPYKGSGFRCIHVGEKVDPVVEKAAKESGLDIEDVRNNLPQDLSVWIDPFEVSYQIGEKGPVKVLYVDDSNESGANSGGIDLDKEIKNSFNPDAQVFMPINEPVNGTSPGSSSPSPPFGHSAAVSPTFMPRSTQPLTFTTATFAATKFGSTKMKSSGRNNNGSSSAGNKVARTSPTNLGLNVNSLLKQKAISTSMHSLYGLGLGTQQQQQHQKPSALSPNAKEFVFPSLQGQGSQSALFPGDSSLSLSPLQYSNAFDMFAAYGGLNDKSLMDGLNFSLNNMQYSNQQFQPVMAN, from the coding sequence ATGCAGCTTGAAATCCAAGTAGCTCTCAACTTCATCATCTCGTACCTGTATAACAAGCTGCCAAGGCGACGGGTCAACATCTTCGGCGAGGAGCTGGAGCGGCAGCTGAAGCAGAAATATGAGGGACACTGGTACCCAGAAAAGCCATACAAGGGCTCAGGATTCAGATGCATCCACGTGGGGGAGAAAGTGGACCCTGTGGTGGAGAAGGCAGCCAAAGAGAGTGGGCTGGACATTGAGGATGTCCGCAACAACCTGCCCCAGGACCTCAGCGTGTGGATTGACCCCTTTGAGGTGTCCTACCAGATTGGGGAGAAGGGTCCCGTCAAAGTATTGTATGTTGACGACAGCAATGAAAGTGGAGCTAACAGTGGGGGGATTGATCTGGACAAGGAGATCAAGAACAGTTTCAATCCCGACGCACAGGTCTTCATGCCTATCAATGAGCCTGTGAATGGCACCTCTCCGGGCTCCAGCtcaccctctcctcctttcGGTCACTCGGCAGCCGTCAGCCCCACCTTTATGCCCCGCTCCACGCAGCCTTTAACCTTCACAACTGCCACCTTTGCCGCCACCAAGTTTGGCTCCACTAAGATGAAGAGCAGTGGACGCAACAACAATGGCAGCAGTAGTGCTGGGAACAAGGTTGCACGTACCTCTCCCACCAACCTGGGCCTGAATGTGAACAGTCTCCTGAAACAGAAAGCCATCTCCACCTCCATGCACTCTCTGTACGGGTTGGGCCTCGgaacgcagcagcagcagcagcaccagaaGCCCTCAGCCCTGTCCCCCAATGCCAAGGAGTTTGTGTTCCCCAGCCTGCAGGGCCAGGGCAGCCAGAGTGCTCTCTTCCCTGGGGACAGCTCGCTCAGCCTCAGCCCGCTGCAGTACAGCAATGCCTTCGACATGTTTGCGGCCTATGGTGGCCTTAACGACAAGTCCCTTATGGATGGCTTGAATTTCAGCTTGAACAACATGCAGTATTCTAACCAGCAATTCCAGCCAGTTATGGCCAACTAG